From Paenibacillus physcomitrellae, the proteins below share one genomic window:
- a CDS encoding sensor histidine kinase: MRNGLKRLLALPRRLHIKQIQVIVTLTIMFVTVFSVLIASLMLYNKFSSSAEENTYLNIGQIIEQVSSNLELYVGGTQDIFEILEKKIDESASLDDSLTRNQLATILETRADLVSAALFKPDGSLVLNVPAVGLRPNTELQEQSWFVTAQKNPGTLQFSPPHIQNLFKWQYRWVVSLSKQIVYNDHGQMKPGVLVLDVNFRTIDELSHRISLGKKGYIYIIDPQGNIVYHPQQQLIYAGLKYENLEPVLNYAYGSYEDESTGEKRIITIKTVNPTGWRVVGVSYADEIMTTKKDLSTFIFRFLIIAIALVLLISVVVSYKIAQPIRKLERSVKRIESGDFRTLVPVSGPYEVEQLFKRFNLMLRRIRELMDQIIHEQEAKRKSELDALQAQINPHFLYNTLNAMTRLAEMGRSDEVVTTITSLSKFFRISLSQGNNIIPLRDELEHVRHYLVIQKIRFKNKFEFEIEASEEALACSCLKLILQPLAENAVYHGIEVLAETGHIHIRAEVVDDRLVITLQDNGIGMTEEVLKGILNGEKRVKGSGSGVGVHNVHERIRLYYGPDYGLSYESELEEGTTVTITLPAVKLEGQSEG; encoded by the coding sequence ATGAGAAACGGACTGAAGCGGCTTCTGGCGCTTCCCCGGAGGCTGCACATCAAACAGATTCAGGTCATCGTAACCTTAACCATTATGTTCGTAACCGTCTTTTCGGTATTGATTGCAAGCCTCATGTTATACAACAAATTCTCGTCATCGGCTGAGGAGAACACCTATCTGAACATCGGGCAAATCATTGAGCAGGTCAGCTCGAATTTGGAGCTTTACGTCGGGGGAACCCAGGATATTTTTGAAATATTAGAGAAAAAGATTGACGAATCGGCTTCACTGGACGATTCGCTGACGCGAAACCAGCTGGCCACGATTCTGGAGACGAGGGCTGATCTGGTATCCGCCGCTTTGTTTAAACCGGATGGCTCTCTGGTGCTGAATGTGCCGGCGGTTGGCCTCCGTCCGAATACCGAACTTCAGGAACAAAGCTGGTTTGTGACGGCTCAGAAGAATCCCGGTACCCTGCAGTTCTCACCGCCTCATATTCAAAACCTGTTCAAATGGCAGTACCGCTGGGTCGTCTCGTTGAGCAAACAAATTGTTTATAACGATCATGGCCAAATGAAGCCGGGTGTACTGGTGCTCGATGTGAACTTCCGGACGATCGACGAGCTCAGTCACCGGATCAGCCTGGGCAAGAAAGGTTATATCTACATCATCGACCCGCAGGGGAACATCGTCTATCATCCGCAGCAGCAGCTCATTTACGCCGGGCTGAAGTATGAGAATCTGGAGCCTGTGCTTAATTATGCTTACGGTTCCTATGAGGATGAATCGACGGGCGAGAAGCGGATCATTACGATCAAGACCGTAAACCCGACCGGCTGGCGGGTGGTCGGCGTCTCTTATGCCGATGAAATTATGACTACGAAAAAAGATCTGAGTACGTTTATTTTCCGGTTTCTGATCATCGCCATCGCCCTGGTGCTGCTGATTTCGGTCGTGGTGTCATATAAAATCGCCCAGCCGATCCGCAAGCTGGAACGATCCGTGAAGCGGATTGAAAGCGGCGATTTCCGCACGCTGGTGCCGGTAAGCGGCCCTTATGAGGTTGAGCAGCTGTTCAAGCGGTTTAATTTGATGCTTCGGCGGATCCGCGAACTGATGGATCAGATCATCCATGAGCAGGAGGCGAAACGCAAGAGCGAGCTGGACGCGCTGCAGGCGCAGATCAATCCGCATTTTCTGTACAATACGCTGAATGCCATGACCCGTCTGGCTGAAATGGGCCGGAGCGATGAGGTGGTGACAACCATTACGTCGCTGTCGAAATTTTTCCGCATCAGCTTGAGCCAGGGCAACAACATCATCCCGCTGCGCGATGAACTGGAGCATGTCAGACATTATCTGGTCATCCAGAAGATTCGTTTCAAGAATAAATTTGAGTTTGAGATTGAAGCCAGCGAGGAGGCTTTGGCCTGCTCATGTCTGAAGCTGATCTTACAGCCGCTTGCCGAAAATGCCGTCTACCATGGCATCGAGGTGCTTGCCGAAACCGGCCATATCCATATTCGCGCCGAGGTTGTGGACGATCGGCTGGTGATTACTTTGCAGGATAACGGAATCGGAATGACGGAAGAGGTGCTGAAGGGCATTTTGAACGGGGAGAAAAGGGTGAAAGGAAGCGGTTCGGGAGTCGGTGTGCACAACGTGCACGAAAGAATCCGGCTGTATTACGGGCCCGACTATGGTCTTTCCTACGAAAGCGAGCTGGAGGAAGGGACTACAGTCACCATAACGCTGCCGGCCGTTAAGCTTGAAGGCCAATCGGAGGGATAA
- a CDS encoding substrate-binding domain-containing protein: MSLHKNILLTAAACLLLVTAGCSSANRELGEEGRKPVIDLIVKMDHGDYWNTVRMGAEVAAKEYNVNFKFSAPENENDIAGQIRLMEQSIKEKPDAIILSATDYMALAQVTDRASYAGIPVIAMDSEVASTKVKSYIGANNYEAGQKAAERLIQLTGTSAEIGIVNFVQGARNADQREEGFTDYAARFSGVHIVDTVYCGSDEALAYQLTKEMLKKFPDLDGIVAMNAEASIGVGKALAESGLDRSLKLITFDNPPEMLELLQEKKVQAMVVQNPFSNGYLAVVSALKAARGENVDERYDTGTKVIDLENMLWPENQKLLFPFVK, encoded by the coding sequence GTGAGTTTACACAAAAATATTTTACTGACGGCTGCAGCCTGCCTGCTGCTCGTTACAGCCGGTTGTTCCTCTGCAAACCGCGAGTTGGGGGAAGAAGGCAGGAAACCGGTCATTGATTTGATCGTCAAAATGGATCACGGGGACTATTGGAATACAGTTCGGATGGGAGCTGAAGTGGCGGCCAAGGAATATAATGTGAATTTCAAGTTCAGTGCGCCCGAGAACGAAAACGATATTGCAGGTCAAATCCGCCTGATGGAACAATCGATCAAAGAGAAACCGGACGCGATTATTTTGTCGGCTACCGATTATATGGCCCTTGCTCAGGTGACGGACCGGGCGTCTTACGCGGGAATTCCCGTCATCGCCATGGACTCCGAGGTCGCTTCGACCAAGGTGAAATCCTATATCGGCGCTAATAATTATGAGGCGGGGCAAAAGGCGGCGGAGCGGCTTATTCAGCTGACCGGTACGTCGGCTGAAATCGGCATCGTCAATTTTGTCCAAGGGGCAAGAAATGCTGATCAACGCGAAGAAGGGTTTACGGATTATGCCGCCCGGTTTTCCGGCGTTCATATCGTAGATACCGTCTACTGCGGCTCTGACGAAGCGCTGGCTTATCAATTAACGAAGGAGATGCTGAAGAAATTTCCGGATTTGGATGGAATCGTGGCCATGAATGCGGAGGCTTCTATCGGTGTAGGCAAAGCGTTAGCCGAATCGGGTTTGGACCGCAGCCTTAAGCTGATCACGTTTGATAATCCGCCAGAGATGCTGGAGCTGCTTCAAGAGAAGAAGGTTCAGGCTATGGTGGTACAGAATCCGTTCAGCAACGGATATTTGGCAGTCGTTTCTGCTTTGAAGGCTGCGCGTGGGGAAAACGTGGACGAAAGATACGATACTGGGACTAAGGTCATAGACCTGGAGAATATGCTTTGGCCGGAGAATCAGAAGCTCTTGTTCCCATTTGTAAAATAG
- a CDS encoding response regulator translates to MYKLILADDETDVREGLLDQIDWAALGFDSVEIAENGKEAAELIEKSRPDVVVTDIQMPFMNGLQLAEWIRDFSPSTRIIILTGFEEFEYAQKAIKLQIDEYVLKPFSSKDLEQVIMKVKQSIDLELEQRENVQALREHYRQNLPMLQNLFMAGLVTRRISQHELEQKCRSYQLELQGNQFAVAVISLDRMLTRLQGTYQPVQTDQTDSAPEAGSLRDTPNVELKQFAVLNIAQETMDKHKRGYAFIHAGEVVLLMQGQENPSAGFMHQNLRLFEEIRHNVERYLKLTVTIGAGLPSGQLTDMPQSYGEARQALDYRMILGTNKVIWIGDVERRSPRPLVFDESLEQQLVRKIKLGNDGELLEMMDELFSELIGSGQSYGDFQLFLLELLTALVKTAKEHNADLEAVFGDSGTGLAAIASFTLAEDAKEWFTGICLRLRSFIAADRQSGYQRLVEEAKGYVKAHYSEEDMSIGRLCQHLHISTGYFSNIFKKETKMTFVSYLMSIRMEAAQELLLMTDLKAFEIAEKVGFSDPNYFSFCFKKRFGVSPKEYRNGVRA, encoded by the coding sequence ATGTACAAATTGATTCTTGCGGACGATGAAACGGATGTGCGAGAGGGACTTCTGGATCAGATCGATTGGGCTGCCCTGGGGTTTGATTCTGTGGAAATAGCTGAGAACGGCAAGGAAGCCGCTGAATTGATCGAGAAATCCAGGCCGGATGTCGTAGTTACAGATATTCAGATGCCGTTCATGAACGGCTTGCAGCTGGCGGAGTGGATCAGGGATTTCTCCCCTTCGACTCGGATTATTATTTTGACCGGCTTTGAGGAGTTTGAATATGCGCAGAAAGCGATCAAACTTCAAATCGATGAATATGTGTTAAAGCCTTTCTCATCGAAGGATCTGGAGCAGGTCATTATGAAGGTTAAGCAGAGTATAGACCTTGAACTGGAGCAGCGTGAGAACGTGCAGGCGCTCAGAGAGCATTACCGGCAGAATCTGCCGATGCTGCAGAATCTATTTATGGCCGGCCTTGTAACTCGAAGAATCAGTCAGCACGAGCTGGAACAGAAATGCCGCAGCTATCAGCTGGAACTGCAGGGCAATCAATTTGCGGTGGCCGTGATCAGCCTTGACCGCATGCTGACCAGGCTTCAGGGAACCTATCAGCCGGTTCAAACGGATCAAACCGATTCGGCCCCAGAGGCTGGTTCGCTGCGCGATACGCCAAACGTTGAGCTGAAGCAGTTTGCCGTGCTGAATATAGCCCAGGAGACGATGGACAAACACAAGCGGGGATACGCCTTTATTCATGCCGGCGAAGTCGTGCTGCTCATGCAGGGACAGGAGAACCCTTCGGCCGGGTTTATGCACCAGAATTTGAGGCTGTTTGAAGAGATCAGGCATAATGTCGAACGATATTTGAAGCTGACGGTAACCATAGGCGCCGGTTTACCCAGCGGCCAGCTGACCGACATGCCGCAGAGCTATGGAGAAGCCCGGCAGGCTCTGGATTACCGGATGATTCTGGGGACCAATAAAGTCATCTGGATTGGCGATGTGGAGCGGCGCTCACCCCGTCCCTTAGTGTTTGATGAAAGCCTGGAGCAGCAGCTAGTACGCAAAATCAAGCTGGGAAACGACGGTGAACTGCTCGAAATGATGGATGAGTTGTTCTCTGAACTGATCGGGTCCGGACAATCGTATGGAGACTTCCAGCTGTTCCTGCTGGAGCTGCTGACCGCGCTGGTGAAAACGGCAAAAGAACATAACGCTGACCTGGAGGCGGTATTTGGAGACAGCGGCACAGGGCTTGCGGCCATTGCCAGCTTCACGCTTGCCGAGGATGCGAAGGAATGGTTCACCGGCATCTGCCTCAGGCTGAGAAGCTTTATTGCCGCAGACCGGCAGTCCGGTTATCAGCGTCTGGTGGAAGAAGCCAAAGGTTATGTGAAAGCCCATTATTCGGAGGAAGATATGTCCATTGGCCGGCTGTGCCAGCATCTGCATATCAGCACCGGTTATTTCAGCAATATTTTCAAGAAGGAAACGAAAATGACGTTTGTCAGCTATTTGATGAGCATTCGGATGGAGGCGGCGCAGGAGCTGCTGCTGATGACCGATCTGAAGGCATTTGAAATTGCTGAAAAGGTTGGCTTCAGCGATCCGAACTACTTCAGTTTCTGCTTCAAGAAACGGTTCGGCGTATCGCCCAAAGAATATCGGAACGGTGTGAGGGCGTGA